GCCAGCCGCTGCAATATCATGCAATCATGAATATCCAGGTGTGCATCCAGATCGTTTTGGCTTGCTGGCTGGGTGGGTTCTTCTCAGTTTTGGTCCCCATCATTATGATCGCCAGGCTATCCTATTGCAAGTCTAACATCATCAATCATTTCTTTTGTGACAGTGGCCCTCTGCTGGATCTGTCCTGCAGCGACACCCGGGTGATAGAGGTGATAGACTTTGTGCTGTCATCTGTTGTTATCCTCTGCTCTTTAGTCTTAACCTTACTTTCTTATATATGTATCATCTCAGCAATAATCCGCATCTCTACCGCTTCAGGCCAGAGAAAAGCCTTCAATACTTGTCCTTCACACCTGACCATCATCTCCATCTCCTGTGGCATCAGCATCTTCATCTATGTCACTCCATCCCAAAAGGAGACTCTCGAAGTCCATAAGGTTCCTGCTCTTCTCACCACAATTGTCTGTCCTTTTCTGAACCCTTTCTTCTTCACCCTGCAAAATGACATGGTGAGGCTGGTACTAAGAGACATGGTGAGGCACATCACAGAGAAGGTTGCTCATAAAGTTTGTGGCATGTTGGGAAAGAATGGACATAATAAGTGGGGAGACCAGGCAAAAGcataagaagggaaggagaacaaGCTGGAATTTATCAACCTCAGTGATGGTGACAAgattgtgggcacgcgagctgtcatccagctcagctccactgcataTGCACATGTgcccctcctgctggccagctgatttttgggatgcacaGGGAGCGGGGTGCATGCAGGAGACATGCATGCATGCTCAGGGgggtcagggaggcctgctaggccaaaaacgtGGGGCagggggctgcacatgcatgtACACGGGGCATGAAGACTTGTGTggcatgcacgggggggggcattgcattatgagtgCCGGCCCACgtgcctgcttttggcacacaacgagaaaaaagttagccatcactgctataaggTATTTATAATGCTACTCTGCATGGATGAAAGTGGGTCTTCATATTAGGGAAGAATTTCATTTCTgtgcaatccttccttcctttagctTCATTAGTTTCTGAAAACTAAAGCaatagatttctttttaattgtaaagTATCTGTAGAAGGTTTCATCTCTACCTCCTCTACAATATTTGGAATATTTCCTTTTAATAAAGAGAAGCTAGATATACTTGTTTTTCTTATTATTCACAATCATAATATATAATGGCCTTCTTTTTTTGCTGAATGCAATTATTTATATATGACAATTGTTGCTATTATTTC
Above is a window of Ahaetulla prasina isolate Xishuangbanna chromosome 4, ASM2864084v1, whole genome shotgun sequence DNA encoding:
- the LOC131198044 gene encoding olfactory receptor 6J1-like, whose product is MQNQSMSEFILMGFSIGHQTELLLAFLFLTMYTASLGANVVILCIVLVDNRLHNPMYFFLGNVSILDIFFTSVTSPQLLWNLLSGDKSISFAGCMTQTYFYFFLGTVQFLLFTSMSYDRYAAICQPLQYHAIMNIQVCIQIVLACWLGGFFSVLVPIIMIARLSYCKSNIINHFFCDSGPLLDLSCSDTRVIEVIDFVLSSVVILCSLVLTLLSYICIISAIIRISTASGQRKAFNTCPSHLTIISISCGISIFIYVTPSQKETLEVHKVPALLTTIVCPFLNPFFFTLQNDMVRLVLRDMVRHITEKVAHKVCGMLGKNGHNKWGDQAKA